In one window of Cydia pomonella isolate Wapato2018A chromosome 16, ilCydPomo1, whole genome shotgun sequence DNA:
- the LOC133526517 gene encoding uncharacterized protein LOC133526517, producing MALLTVAVLFCVYTVTECARENEDIRIAAPSLIRLCHDVKHKPFFCLICNGFDFSCFSPAETTQRPTEPSTQPSTTVIATAGTTAAPAEEQME from the exons ATGGCGTTGTTAACTGTTGCGGTGCTTTTCTGCGTCTACACTGTCACGGAGTGTGCCAGGGAAAATGAAG ATATCAGGATCGCTGCACCATCTTTAATACGTCTGTGCCATGACGTCAAACATAAG CCATTCTTCTGCCTGATCTGCAACGGTTTCGACTTTTCCTGCTTCTCCCCTGCGGAAACTACCCAACGACCGACAGAGCCTTCTACACAACCCTCTACTACTGTCATTGCCACTGCCGGGACTACTGCTGCTCCTGCCGAAGAACAAATGGAATAA